The genomic interval TTCGTTGAGCAACTCCCACGACTGGTTATATAACCCTAGGGCATTCAGAGACACGACTAGCCCATCAATGGCGCGGTATTGGTTGGGGCGATCGCGGTTGATCCGTGCCAGTTTTACCGCCAGCCCATAGTAATTGATGGCGCGCTTATAGTCCCGCTTTATCCGGTATACGTCTCCAACGTTATTCAAAACCAGTGTCTCATTGATCGAATCGCCACCCCGACGGCTGGCAGAAAGCGCCAGTTCGTACTGTTTCAGGGCGCGCTGATACTGCTTCGCCCCAGATGCCAACATACCGAGGCTGGTGTGGGAAACTGCTTGCCCTTTCAAACTGTTAATGCTTTTGGCAATGGTCAACGCTTCAACAAACAGGTCTTGAGCCGCTTGTAATTTGCTACATTTTGCTAAAAATCGCCCCAGATTGTTGAGCGCATAAATTTGTCCCAAAAAGTCCTGACGATCGCGGGTCACGGACAACCGTCGCCGCAAGGCATCCTCTGCCTCGATCGGTTTTCCCAAATTGGCGTAGGCAAGCCCTAAACTGCTGTAGGCTTGGGATTCAGCTTCCGGATCACCAATCTCTTGATAAATCCTGAGCGCCTGTTCCCAGGAGTTCACCGCATCAACCAGATAACCATTGGACTCCTGTAATTTGCCTAACTGAAGCAACCGATCGGCTTCATCTCTAGCACTGCTGCGCGTGCGGTTGTTCAAATAAATCGTCAGTTGATCGT from Kovacikia minuta CCNUW1 carries:
- a CDS encoding tetratricopeptide repeat protein → MMVHQDGKRFDQRRVAVECRLCAIALWVTALSSIMFAIAPALVNPAAAADLNDQLTIYLNNRTRSSARDEADRLLQLGKLQESNGYLVDAVNSWEQALRIYQEIGDPEAESQAYSSLGLAYANLGKPIEAEDALRRRLSVTRDRQDFLGQIYALNNLGRFLAKCSKLQAAQDLFVEALTIAKSINSLKGQAVSHTSLGMLASGAKQYQRALKQYELALSASRRGGDSINETLVLNNVGDVYRIKRDYKRAINYYGLAVKLARINRDRPNQYRAIDGLVVSLNALGLYNQSWELLNERLKLAQEQENPRQEMLSLQGFGQLYQQIGDYPKAKQYYQQAIALARMLRDVNQEDFLQERLISLNRDATANH